DNA sequence from the Rhodothermales bacterium genome:
GGCGGCGGCTTCCATGCGGACCTGTTTTCGGGCGTCGACCGCCTCCTCGGGCCGGCCAAACGCCACCCCTCGCCGCATCTTCACCTCTACAAACACCAGCACCACCCGGCCGTGTTGGATGTGCCGGCAGATGAGATCGATCTCGCCGCGTTTCGCCCGGTAATTCCTCTCTACCACCGTGAACCCCTTGCCCTCCAGATACGCCGCCGCGAGGTCCTCGCCGCGGGCGCCTTTTTCCTGGTTATTCGAGGTCCGATCGGCCGGCATCCGCGTTCGCCGTTTAGTCGGCCTCGCGGGCCACCAGGTTCCTCGCCAGCTCGATCAGCTCCCGCGCGTCGCTCATGCTGCGCTCCTTGATAAATGGGAAGAGCGCCTGGGTGAACCCCTCGAACACCTGCATCAGTTCGATCAGGTTGTTGATCCGCTCGCCGAACTGCCGCTCGGGGGTGTCGACGGCCTCTTCGCCGGCGATCAACATCTTCCGGCACTCCTGCAACTGCTGCATGACCGGCTGGATCTCCCGCTTCTCCCGCTCCTTGATGATCCGCGCCGTGATCTTCCACACGTCCTTCTCCGCTGAATAATAGTCCTTCCGCGACCCAGGCTGGTGGACCTTCCGCACCAGCTCCCACCCGATCAACGAGCGGAGGTTCATGTTGGCGTTACCCCGGCTGATCTGCAGTCGCTCCATGATCTCGTCGGTGTCCAGCGGCGCCTCCGAAGCATACAGCAAGGCGTGAATCTGCGCCATCGTCCGGTTAATGCCCCAACGAGATGCCATTTCGCCCCAGAACAGGATGAACCGGTTTAGGGCCTCCTGGTGATTGGCGCTGTACGTGGTGGGGATGGGTTCGGCCTGCGACATGTCGGTAACGGCGGAGTGGCACTGGGAAGGCGGAAATCGTGGCGGCGAAGGACGCGGCCGGCTCCCGGGATCCCTCGCCCGCGGTTGCTGTTCAGACCGGATTAACCGGGTTCAGTTCCGTTCTTTTCCTGCTTTCAATAAATTCTGAAAGCTGACTCCTCCCCATCCCGGTGCGATAAATCGCAGCCGGGATATGCCCCTCCTCGGTTCGAGAGCTTGCCCCGTACTTGACTCGGGGAGGGGCCTGTTTATGTGACGCCATCCCTTTATAAAAACAATCCGCCCAAATTACTCCCCCGTTTGTACTTTCCCGTCACGTTATCACGGGGCTCATCGGTAGTCGACGTTGAATCGCATCTTAACCTTAACAACCGACTTCGGCGCGCGCGACGCCTATGTCGCCAGCATGAAGGGCGTCATCCTCGGGATGGTGCCGGAAGCTCGCCTCGTTGATATCACGCACACGATCGACGCGTTCGACGTCATGGAGGCGGCGTACATCCTCAGGAACGCGGTCGAGTTTTTCCCCGCCGGCACGGTCCACCTCGCGGTGGTCGACCCCGGCGTCGGGTCCGGTCGGCGGCCCGTGGCCGTCCGCTCCGGCGACCGCTGGTTCGTCGGGCCGGACAATGGACTGTTTTCGCTGGTGCTCACCGGGCAGCGGGTAGACGAACGGGTCGTGCTGGACCGGCCGGCGTTCTGGCGCACCCCCACCCCCAGCGCCACCTTCCACGGGCGCGACGTTTTCGCACCCGTCGCCGCCCACATCCTGCGCGGGACTCCGCTGGGTGAACTCGGCACTCCCATCGAGGCCCTCAAGCCGCTCCACTGGGCCCTCCCGATTGACGATCAGCAGGGCATCCAGGGATGGGTCGTACACGTGGACCGGTTCGGAAATGGCATCACCAACATCACCCGCACCCTCTTCGAGGACCGCCGGCGCGGCCGCGCCGTCAAGTGTTACGTTGGCTCCACCATCCTGGCCCACGTGGCCTGCACCTACACCGACGCCCCCGGCGGAGAACCGCTCATGCTGTTCGACAGCAGCGACCACCTCGAGATTGCCGTCAACACCGGGAACGCCTCGGAGCTTCTCGGCATACGAAAGGGCGCGCCGGTCAATGTCGTGTTTCTGGAAGATCGGTGATCGCCCCGAATTACTGTATGATGGATTGCGCTATTTCGAACGGACACGCCATACGGTGCGGACGCGATGTATCGTGTCCCTTCGGTGGGATGTCCTGGCTAGCGCTTGACGTCTCTATCTAACCTGCATCTCCTTCACCGCATGCCCGCTTCACCGTTCGCCTTTCTCTTTGCCGACATATCACATGGCTTCGACGCCGCTACCTCGACAGAGCTGCTGCGCCACCTGGAGGCCATGTATACGCTGGCCCAGGTGCTTTCGCTCGATGCCGAAAAGTCCGCGCGCCTGGTGGAGGAGACCTACCTCGCCGCACTCGATGCCGGCGAGCCCATCGACCGTTCGTGGCTCTTTGCCAAGATGCGCGCCCTCTACGCCGCCCATCACGCGCCTCCGACCACCGACACTGACGCCGCCGGCGACAAGCCGCGCCTCTTCGCCCAGCAACCGACCATCAAACAGCGCCTGCTGGACCCCTTCCTCCGCAGCGCCGCACCCGTGGCCTATGCCTCGCTCGCCGAGCGCGACCGCCTGCTCCTGATGCTTTGCGACGCCGAACGCCTCTCCTGCGCCGATGCCGCCCGGGTGCTGGACGAAGACAGCGAGGTCGTCTGCCGGCACCTCGACGCCGCCCGCGCCTCCTTCCAGGTCGCCATCGCTTCCCAGGCCTCGCCCATGATCCGCGAGCTGCTCGACGCCTTCGACCGCGAGGAGTGGGCGCCGCCAACGCTCCGCCGCGCCATCAAGGCCGAGTTCGGGAATGTGCCGCCCACCCTCGAGCCCACCATCAAGGCGACGCTCAACGCGTCGCCCCTGAACCAGACCCTGACGGACGCGCCCGCCACCACAGGTCGACCGGCCAGCCGGACTGGCCTCGGCGGGCTGACTTACCGCCTGAAACGTATGGCGCTCCCCCTTACCCTCATCGTTTGCGCCGGCCTCCTGGGGTATGTGGGATCCGAGTGGCTCGTCCGCCCCGCCGACCCGAATCTGGTATCGCTGGCCATCCACCATGCCGACAGCGCGCATTTGGACACTTCCACGGCCGAGCCGTCGGTTGCGGAGCAGTTTATCCGCGAACGGCTCAACTGGCGGCTATCGGCCCCGGTCATAACCGAAGCACCGCTCCTGGGCGCCGGCGTCACCGAACTGGCCCCCGATATTTTTGTGCCTACCCTCATCTACGCCGACGGCCCCGACGCAGGACGCGTCGTGGTCTTCGCCTTCACCTATGCCATGCTGGACCGCTTCGCCGACCGCCTTTTCCTGGAACGCAGCATCCTCACGGCGATTGCGGACGACCAGCAGGTTGATCTCTACCCGCATTCCGAGACGCAGAAAATCGTCATCTGGCGGCAGGCGGATGACATTTTTCTCGCGGTCTCCACTTCCGACCCGGAGGGGTTGCAAGATCGGATTCAGCGCCCCTGAACGACGGCCGGCAACGCGACCCGAAACGTGGTCCCCTCGCCGATACGCGACTGCGTCACCTCCAGGCTGCCGCCGTGGTACTCCTCCACGATACGTTTGGCCAGGCTCAACCCGAGCCCCCAGCCCCGTTTCTTCGTGCTGTACCCCGGCCGGAAGACGTTTTTCCACTGCCGGCGATCGATCCCCTTCCCGGTATCCCGCACATCGACATACACCCACCGGGCATCCCGCGACGCCTCGATCGTGATCGAACCCTGGTCTGTCTCGATGGCGTCCAGGGCATTTTTGAGCAGGTTTTCAATGACCCACTCAAAGAGCTCGACATTCATCGGGACGACAAGGTCGGGGGCGACATTCGCCTCCAGCCCCACCTGCCGGCCCACGCTGGGCGTCCGCCGTCGGATATATTCCACCATCCCCGTCACCACGGGCTCGAGCGCGGTAGGCGTCAGCTGCGGGCGCGAGCCGATGTTGGAAAACCGATTGGCGACCCGCTTGAGCCGGCTGATGTCGTTCTCGATCTCGTCGACGGCGGCCTCTCGCTGCTCCGCCTCAAGCTCCGGCATCCGAAGCAGCTCCGTCCATCCCATCAGGCTCGAAATCGGGGTGCCCAGCTGGTGGGCCGCCTCCTTCGCCATGCCAACCCACAGGTTGCTCTGTTCGTTGCGGCGGATATACGAAAACCCGAAATACCCCACCGCGATGAAGAGGCCCACAAAAAGCAGTTGCGCGTACGGGAAGATGCGTAATTCGCGGATCAGGCTCGACTCCCCATAATGCACGTGCTGCCGAAACGAGCCGAAGTCCTCGTCGTCGATTTCGATCAGGACGGGGGGATTGACGGCGTCCATCTCTGCCTGGAACGTGGACAGGCGCTCCATCGCCCCCGCCCGATCCTTCACCATCATGGAATCGATCTGACCCGGGAGGTTCCGCCAGGAAATCGGACCGCTGGAGTCCGCCAGGATGGAGGGGATGGGGATGTCGTCACTCAGGAGGAAGGCATTGGCGATGAAACTCGCCTCGCCGGCCGGCGGCATGCTCTGCGCCCATCGAATGGCATCCAGGAGGGCGCCGGCCTGCTCCGGAGGCAGCCCCGTCTCTCCCCGGGTAAGCATCGCCGCGAGTTCGGCAAACTCGGGCTGGAACGGGTTGATCGACTCAAGCTGCGTCAGCGTGATCTCCTGGAGCGCACTCGCCCACAGCTGAATCACCATCTGCTCCCGGGCTCGGAGCTGCGAGACCAGCCGGCTCGTGTAGGTGAGAGATGCAACGGCGATCAACACCGCGAACAGGACGAGACCGTACTTCAGGTTCGTCGACAGGCGATAAGATTGCATGACGGGAAGACGTTGATCGTTACGCGTTGAACGTTACGCGTTGAACGTTCAACGTTTACGCGTACGAATGGCTAACGCCCGTTGGATACCTCCAAACTCAACACCCGAAACGCATCAACGGGCTGCCAGGATCGGCTGGTCGCTGACAATGGTCTGGTCGCGTTTCGGGCCGGTGGAGATCATGTTGATCCCTACTTCCGTCTGGTCGGCGATGAACTGCAGATAGGTGCGGGCGGTCCCGGGTAGTTCCTCGAAGCGGTCGATGCCTACGATGTCTTCCGACCAGCCGGGGAACGACTCGTACACCGGCTCGACGATTTCGAGCGTTTGCACCTCGCTCGGGAAACGCGTGGTTTCCTTGCCGTGATAGCGGTAGGCGACACACACCTTGAGTTCGTCGAGCCCGCTGAGCACGTCGAGCTTCGTGATGGCCAGTTCGGTGAAGCCGTTGATCATCGACGTATAGCGGAGGGCGACAAGGTCCAGCCAGCCGCAGCGGCGGGGCCGGCCGGTCGTGGCGCCAAACTCATGGCCCGTCGTCCGGAGACGCTCGCCGAGGTCGTTGGTCAGCTCCGTCGGAAAAGGACCGTTACCCACGCGGGTGCTGTAGGCTTTCACGATGCCGATCACACGGTCGATGGCGGTCGGCGGGACGCCGAGGCCGGTGCAGCAACCGCCGACCGTCGGGTGGCTGGAGGTGACGTAGGGGTAAGTCCCGAAGTCGACATCCAGCAACGATCCCTGGGCGCCTTCGGCCATGATGCGTTTGCCTTCCTTGAGGGCCTGGCAGAGGTACTGCGTGGTGTCGCGGACGTACGGGTCGATGAGTTTATCGAACTCGACGTATTCATCGATGATCGCGTCCACGTCCAGCCGCTCGGCGCCGTAGATGCTACTGAGGATTTCGTTTTTCTCCTCGATCGCGTCCTTCAGTTTCTGGCGGAGGACGTCGCGGTTGAGGAGGTCGACCACCCGGATGCCCGTCCGCGCGAACTTGTCCATATACGCCGGCCCGATGCCCCGTCCCGTCGTCCCGATCGCGTTGGCGTCGCGAAACCGCTCGCGCGCCTGCTCGATCTTTTTGTGGTAGGGCATGATGAGGTGGGCGTTGTGGGAGATGAAGAGCCGGCCCTCCGTTTTATACCCGAGGTCGCGGATCATGCCGATCTCCGTCATCATCGACACCGGGTCGATCACCACCCCGTTGCCGATCACACAGGCCACGTTCTCCTGAAAGATGCCGCTGGGGACGAGGTGGAGGACAAACGTCTGATCCCCCCAACAAATCGTGTGGCCGGCGTTGGCGCCACCCTGGTAGCGTGCGACAATGTCCACGTCCTGGCTGAGCAGGTCGACGATCTTTCCTTTCCCTTCATCGCCCCACTGGGAGCCGATTACAACGCTTACAGGCATGATGGTCTCGATTAAAACACAAACGGAGGCGGCGAGGTCACCCTCGCCGCCCCTCAAACCGGTGCGCCGGCAACGGCACGCGCGGGCGGTTCACCCGAGTGCGCCGTCTATCGTTGCGCGGCAAGGCGCCGCGCGCCGGTCGTGCGATGCGCCCGATCACACGGACCGACGCTCGCAGAAACGGCACTTACACGAAGACGCTTATGCCGCGTAGCTGCTAACGGCGTCTTCTACGTTGTCGTAGTGTTTGAACACCGTGATCAGCTTCGTGATGACGAGCAGCGACTGGATCCGATCGGCCACGTTCGCCAGGCGGAGGTCTCCGCCGGCGTTGCGCATCGTGGTCATCGCACTGATCAACATGCCGAGGCCGCTGGAGTTCATGAACTTGGTCTTGGATAGATCGACGACCACGTTCTTTTTATCCTGCTCCTTCAACTCTTTCAGCGTGTCGTGCAGCTTCGCGCCGTCCGGGCCGCCCATGACGTTACCCTTCAGCGTGATGACGACTGCGTTGTATTTCTCTTCGACACTGTAATTCATCGTGCGAGTCCGATTGGTGAGTGAGTTCCGTGTTGATGGGTGGGGGAGGATTCCCTCATCGTGCACCGATCCGATTCCGAAGCTCCACCACGATGGGGGCCGCCACAAAAATCGAGGAATAGGTGCCGATGCCGATGCCGAATAGCAGCGCAAAGGCGAATCCCCGCAACACTTCGCTCCCGAATATAAACAGCGTTATCACTACGAGCAAGGTCGTGCCCGAGGTAATGATAGTGCGGCTCAGTGTGGTGTTGATGGATCGGTTGACCACATTTTCGTAGTTTTCCGTCTTGAACATCGTGGTGTACTCGCGGATACGGTCGAACACAACCACCGTGTCGTTGATCGAGTAGCCGACGATCGTGAGGAACGCCGCTATAATCGTCTGATCGATCTGGAGCGAAAACGGAACGATGTTCAGGTGATGCATGAGCGAGAACATTCCCAGCGTGATCACGACGTCGTGGACGAGCGCGGCGACGGCGCCGACGCTGTATCCCACTTTCCACTGGAAACGGACCCAGATGTACAGGAAGATCACGATGAGCGAGCCGATGACCGAATAAAACGCGCCCCGCTTGAGGTCCTCGGCGAACCGGGGGCCAACGATGTCGGTCTTCACGATCCGGTGCGTCCCGCCCGGGGCGGCCTCATTAACGCCCCGGAGCACCTGGGCCTCTACCTCGTTGATGTCGCCCGTGGAGGCCGTGCGAATCAGCAGGCCCGTCTCATCGAACGTCTTCACCTCGGGCTCGCTACCCAGTGCGGTGGCCAGCGTCGAGCGGACTTCGGCGGTCGACACCGGCTGGTCGCTCTCGACGACAAACTCCATCCCGCCCAGGAAGTCGATCCCCACCTCCAGGCCCCGGAATAGCAACGACGCGAGGCTGAGCACGAATAAGGCGCCCGAAATCGCGTAGGCGATCTTGCGGTTGCGCATAAACTGATAGTTGGCGTTTTCAAAAATACGCATGGTGGTTCAAGTCAGTGGCCGCGCCGCTACGGCGCCGGCCGAATGGTCGTGGTGCCCCGATTCGCCCGCTGCTGCAGGCGGCTCGGGCGGTTGGATCAGCCGAAATTGACACTCATGCGGCGCTCGCCCACCATCCAGTCGAAGACGACGCGGGAGATGATGATTGCGCTGAAGAGCGAAGACAGGATGCCGGCCATGAGGGTAACGGCGAAACCCTGGATCGGCCCGACGCCGAACGAGTATAGGATCATCCCCACAAAAAACGTGGTGATGTTTGCATCCAGGATGGAGCTCAGGGCCTTCGAATACCCGCCATCGATAGCGGCCTTCATGGACTTCCCGGTCGACAATTCCTCTCGCACGCGTTCGAAGACGAGCACGTTGGCGTCGACGGCCATACCGATCGTCAACACGATACCCGCGATACCCGGCAGTGTAAGCGTGGCGCCGAATGCGGCCAGGATGCCGAGGATAAACACGATGTTCAGGATCAGGGCCAGGTCCGCGACGATGCCGGCCGTGCGGTAATAGAAGATCATGAACAGCGCCACGATCAGAAGACCGACCAGCACCGAGTTGAGGCCGGCCCGGATAGACGCCGCGCCAAGGCTCGGCCCGACGGTGCGCTCTTCCACGATGTCCACCGGCGCCGGCAGCGCGCCCGACTTGAGGATCGTCACGACATCCTGCGCCTCCTCGCGTGACTCCAGCCCGCTGATCGATGTCCGCCCGCTCGGGATGCGTTCGATCACGGTGGGAAACGAGTAGACGACATTGTCCATCACGACGGAGACG
Encoded proteins:
- a CDS encoding YraN family protein, producing MPADRTSNNQEKGARGEDLAAAYLEGKGFTVVERNYRAKRGEIDLICRHIQHGRVVLVFVEVKMRRGVAFGRPEEAVDARKQVRMEAAAEAYLHLRGLGEVDCRFDVVGILAGEPPRIRHFVDVFGL
- a CDS encoding SAM-dependent chlorinase/fluorinase; this encodes MNRILTLTTDFGARDAYVASMKGVILGMVPEARLVDITHTIDAFDVMEAAYILRNAVEFFPAGTVHLAVVDPGVGSGRRPVAVRSGDRWFVGPDNGLFSLVLTGQRVDERVVLDRPAFWRTPTPSATFHGRDVFAPVAAHILRGTPLGELGTPIEALKPLHWALPIDDQQGIQGWVVHVDRFGNGITNITRTLFEDRRRGRAVKCYVGSTILAHVACTYTDAPGGEPLMLFDSSDHLEIAVNTGNASELLGIRKGAPVNVVFLEDR
- a CDS encoding HAMP domain-containing sensor histidine kinase; the protein is MQSYRLSTNLKYGLVLFAVLIAVASLTYTSRLVSQLRAREQMVIQLWASALQEITLTQLESINPFQPEFAELAAMLTRGETGLPPEQAGALLDAIRWAQSMPPAGEASFIANAFLLSDDIPIPSILADSSGPISWRNLPGQIDSMMVKDRAGAMERLSTFQAEMDAVNPPVLIEIDDEDFGSFRQHVHYGESSLIRELRIFPYAQLLFVGLFIAVGYFGFSYIRRNEQSNLWVGMAKEAAHQLGTPISSLMGWTELLRMPELEAEQREAAVDEIENDISRLKRVANRFSNIGSRPQLTPTALEPVVTGMVEYIRRRTPSVGRQVGLEANVAPDLVVPMNVELFEWVIENLLKNALDAIETDQGSITIEASRDARWVYVDVRDTGKGIDRRQWKNVFRPGYSTKKRGWGLGLSLAKRIVEEYHGGSLEVTQSRIGEGTTFRVALPAVVQGR
- a CDS encoding adenylosuccinate synthase codes for the protein MPVSVVIGSQWGDEGKGKIVDLLSQDVDIVARYQGGANAGHTICWGDQTFVLHLVPSGIFQENVACVIGNGVVIDPVSMMTEIGMIRDLGYKTEGRLFISHNAHLIMPYHKKIEQARERFRDANAIGTTGRGIGPAYMDKFARTGIRVVDLLNRDVLRQKLKDAIEEKNEILSSIYGAERLDVDAIIDEYVEFDKLIDPYVRDTTQYLCQALKEGKRIMAEGAQGSLLDVDFGTYPYVTSSHPTVGGCCTGLGVPPTAIDRVIGIVKAYSTRVGNGPFPTELTNDLGERLRTTGHEFGATTGRPRRCGWLDLVALRYTSMINGFTELAITKLDVLSGLDELKVCVAYRYHGKETTRFPSEVQTLEIVEPVYESFPGWSEDIVGIDRFEELPGTARTYLQFIADQTEVGINMISTGPKRDQTIVSDQPILAAR
- a CDS encoding STAS domain-containing protein, with protein sequence MNYSVEEKYNAVVITLKGNVMGGPDGAKLHDTLKELKEQDKKNVVVDLSKTKFMNSSGLGMLISAMTTMRNAGGDLRLANVADRIQSLLVITKLITVFKHYDNVEDAVSSYAA
- the secF gene encoding protein translocase subunit SecF, with protein sequence MRIFENANYQFMRNRKIAYAISGALFVLSLASLLFRGLEVGIDFLGGMEFVVESDQPVSTAEVRSTLATALGSEPEVKTFDETGLLIRTASTGDINEVEAQVLRGVNEAAPGGTHRIVKTDIVGPRFAEDLKRGAFYSVIGSLIVIFLYIWVRFQWKVGYSVGAVAALVHDVVITLGMFSLMHHLNIVPFSLQIDQTIIAAFLTIVGYSINDTVVVFDRIREYTTMFKTENYENVVNRSINTTLSRTIITSGTTLLVVITLFIFGSEVLRGFAFALLFGIGIGTYSSIFVAAPIVVELRNRIGAR